The following is a genomic window from Opitutaceae bacterium.
CTCGTCTGTAATGGACTTGGGTAATTCCGGCCCGGGTTGGCCGGGCAGAGTGCCGGCCAGGCGGAAAACATCGTTTCGATGCTTGGTGATATTCCTTGAATCAACCTCGAGCCCGGAGGCTTTGTCCCGGGTCAGGTTGTGCCAGGCCAGGGCCTTCAGGGGAATAAGCGCGGTCGCGGTGGCAAAGAGGAGCCCGTCGTGAACAGCGTGGTGTTGTTGGATCAACGCATAGTAGGCGTCATCCAGCAGCAGGGCCGACAAGCTGTGCTGATCTGTGTCGGCCGGCACGGGGATGACTTCCTGCCCTTCGCCCAGTTGGATGCCTTCAGGTTTGCGGCTGAAGAACTCCAGCATGAATGGAAACGCATCGTTCTTGGGCTTGGCGAAACGATAGAGCACCGGCACGCCCGCAGTTCGTTCGCGAATCTCGTAACCTCCGTCTGAGACGAAAGCCCGCAGCGCTTGGATGGCCGCCGGGGAGAGCACTTCGATGATCAGGACGATATCGAGATCCTTGGTGCCCCGGAATTCGAGCCCGGCGGCCCCGAACCACTCGTCGCAAGCGGCCCCGCCGATCAGGACAAAAGAGTCTTCAAATTCCTTGAAACGCTCCCGAAAAAGATCGAGGCCCCTTACCATTTGACTTCCTCGATGAGCCGATCCAACTGCTGCTGGACGCGTTCGTCCGCGGTGTCCCGCAGGCTCAGGTAAAGGGAAAGCACATCGACGGTCGGGGAGACTTGGTCGTGCAGCGTTTGCGGATCGTAAGACCAAACTTCAACCCGGGCCGTGGCAGTCTCCGCATCGCGGCATCCGACGCATTCGCCCTGTTCGAGGCAGTCCTGAAAGGCGGTATGGATCATCGCATAGGTGGGCAGCCGGCTGTCGGCGATCATGCTCCGCCGGCTCAAAGCGCTCACCCCGGCGAGCAAGGCGGACGGCTGGGGGCGATTCCAGTTGATCCAGCATTGCCGCTTAACCGGAGAAGCGAGGCGAGGCATGACCTGGTCCCAAAGCCCGCGCCCGGAGGTCGGGAAATCCAGAACGACGGAACGACCGCTGCGGACGACGCGGCAGACCTTGGCGGCCTCAAGCTCATCCTTCACCTTCGACATCATCATCGGGGAGTAACGGACTTTCTGCGCAATTTCCCGGAGGGGAATTCCGGTCAGCGGATGGCGCAGCAGGTGATAGAGCACGGTGCATTGCGCGGCCGGGCTAAGCATCTCACGGG
Proteins encoded in this region:
- a CDS encoding nucleotidyl transferase AbiEii/AbiGii toxin family protein; translated protein: MVRGLDLFRERFKEFEDSFVLIGGAACDEWFGAAGLEFRGTKDLDIVLIIEVLSPAAIQALRAFVSDGGYEIRERTAGVPVLYRFAKPKNDAFPFMLEFFSRKPEGIQLGEGQEVIPVPADTDQHSLSALLLDDAYYALIQQHHAVHDGLLFATATALIPLKALAWHNLTRDKASGLEVDSRNITKHRNDVFRLAGTLPGQPGPELPKSITDELDRFLRSFPEDSPDWPSILASLKNTLGGGIRPAALRSAIQVFFRLTP